Proteins from a single region of Osmerus eperlanus chromosome 26, fOsmEpe2.1, whole genome shotgun sequence:
- the mllt1a gene encoding protein ENL isoform X3, with translation MENQCTVQVKLELGHRALLRKKVTSEGFTHDWMVFVRGPETGDIQHFVEKVVFRLHESFPKPKRVCKEPPYKVEESGYAGFLMPIEVYFKNKEEPKKVCFNYDLFLNLEGNPPVNHLRCEKLTFNNPTREFRRKLVKAGGVMVVPEGAEAVSRPSPDYPILPTIPLSAFSDPKKAKTSSHGSKQEPSKEGSGSSSKAPKPHKLTKEHRERPRKDSESKATSKGDSDRDGGGGGGGGGGSSGSSKSAREPSSSSSSSSKKPADVKVKDEGKVVPKAAFKEPKLTLKEGMSPKGGGSGGGGPPPPESKAPGKRPSTVESPKPSTKKPKKGSSEGPKGAPPRVSSSSVAAAPYSEKKPRKEKGRWPKNKADSQEPKEPKKPPESDESNSEDEASSKSEQSAPSSPSNSSSSSDSSSDSDFEPGQKQGQGPLRSMVEDLQSEESDDDDSSSEDGTPVKTNPPNRDSRLSLDSESDSSDGSHRPSRDPATAPPKHSSSNNKVSGRKSPDICRPEKVLKKGYDKAYTEELVDLHRRLMALRERNVLQQIVNLIEETGHFNVTNTTFDFDLFSLDESTVRKLQSYLEATAT, from the exons TGCACCGTGCAGGTGAAGCTGGAGCTTGGTCACCGAGCCCTCCTCAGGAAGAAGGTGACCTCGGAGGGGTTCACCCACGACTGGATGGTGTTCGTCCGGGGGCCCGAGACGGGAGACATCCAGCACTTCGTGGAGAAGGTGGTCTTCAGGCTCCACGAAAGCTTCCCCAAACCCAAGAGAG TTTGCAAGGAGCCACCTTACAAAGTCGAGGAGTCGGGCTACGCCGGGTTCCTCATGCCTATCGAGGTCTACTTCAAAAACAAG GAGGAGCCAAAGAAGGTCTGCTTCAACTACGACCTCTTCCTGAACCTGGAGGGCAACCCGCCGGTCAACCACCTGCGCTGCGAGAAGCTCACCTTCAACAACCCCACCCGGGAGTTCAGGAGGAAGCTGGTCAAGGCCGGAGGG GTGATGGTGGTCCCAGAGGGGGCGGAAGCCGtctccaggcccagcccagactaccccatcctccccaccatccccctctccgCCTTCTCAGACCCCAAGAAGGCCAAGACCTCCTCCCATGGATCCAAG cAGGAGCCCAGTAAGGAGGGCAGCGGAAGCAGCAGCAAAGCCCCCAAGCCCCACAAGCTGACCAAGGAGCACCGCGAGCGGCCCCGCAAGGACTCCGAGAGCAAGGCCACGTCCAAGGGCGACAGCGACCGcgacggagggggagggggtggcggGGGCGGAGGAAGCAGCGGCAGCAGCAAGAGCGCCCGGgagccctcctcctcgtcctcctcgtcctccaagAAGCCCGCCGACGTCAAGGTCAAGGACGAGGGCAAGGTTGTGCCCAAGGCCGCCTTCAAGGAGCCCAAGCTCACCCTGAAGGAGGGCATGTCGcccaagggaggggggagcgggggaggggggccccCCCCGCCGGAGTCCAAAGCCCCCGGGAAGCGGCCCTCCACGGTGGAGTCCCCCAAGCCCAGCACCAAGAAGCCCAAGAAGGGCAGCTCCGAGGGGCCCAAGGGGGCCCCACCTCGGGTCTCCTCCTCGTCGGTGGCCGCTGCCCCCTATTCGGAGAAGAAGCCCCGCAAGGAGAAGGGCCGCTGGCCCAAGAACAAGGCCGACTCCCAGGAGCCCAAGGAGCCCAAGAAACCGCCCGAGTCGGACGAGTCGAACTCGGAGGACGAAGCCTCGTCTAAATCAGAG CAGtcggccccctccagcccctctaaTTCCAGCTCCAGCTCGGACTCCAGCTCGGACTCGGACTTTGAGCCGGGCCAGAAGCAAGGCCAAG ggcccCTGAGGTCCATGGTGGAGGACCTGCAGTCGGAGGAGTCGGACGATGACGACAGCAGCTCGGAGGACGGCACGCCCGTCAAGACAAACCCGCCCAATCGCGACTCTCG GCTCAGTCTGGACAGTGAGAGCGACAGCAGCGACGGCTCTCACCGGCCCAGTCGAGACCCCGCTACCGCCCCGCCCAAACACAGCTCCTCCAATAACAAG GTGTCGGGCAGAAAGAGTCCAGACATCTGTCGCCCGGAGAAGGTGTTGAAGAAGGGATACGACAAG gcctaCACAGAGGAGCTGGTGGACCTCCACCGCAGGCTGATGGCTTTGAGAGAGCGCAACGTcctgcagcag ATCGTCAACCTGATCGAGGAGACGGGCCACTTCAACGTCACCAACACCACCTTCGACTTCGACCTGTTCTCCCTGGACGAGTCGACCGTTCGCAAACTACAGAGCTACCTGGAGGCCACGGCCACGTGA
- the mllt1a gene encoding protein ENL isoform X1 — protein MENQCTVQVKLELGHRALLRKKVTSEGFTHDWMVFVRGPETGDIQHFVEKVVFRLHESFPKPKRVCKEPPYKVEESGYAGFLMPIEVYFKNKEEPKKVCFNYDLFLNLEGNPPVNHLRCEKLTFNNPTREFRRKLVKAGGVMVVPEGAEAVSRPSPDYPILPTIPLSAFSDPKKAKTSSHGSKQEPSKEGSGSSSKAPKPHKLTKEHRERPRKDSESKATSKGDSDRDGGGGGGGGGGSSGSSKSAREPSSSSSSSSKKPADVKVKDEGKVVPKAAFKEPKLTLKEGMSPKGGGSGGGGPPPPESKAPGKRPSTVESPKPSTKKPKKGSSEGPKGAPPRVSSSSVAAAPYSEKKPRKEKGRWPKNKADSQEPKEPKKPPESDESNSEDEASSKSEQSAPSSPSNSSSSSDSSSDSDFEPGQKQGQGPLRSMVEDLQSEESDDDDSSSEDGTPVKTNPPNRDSRLSLDSESDSSDGSHRPSRDPATAPPKHSSSNNKVSGRKSPDICRPEKVLKKGYDKVGRAYTEELVDLHRRLMALRERNVLQQIVNLIEETGHFNVTNTTFDFDLFSLDESTVRKLQSYLEATAT, from the exons TGCACCGTGCAGGTGAAGCTGGAGCTTGGTCACCGAGCCCTCCTCAGGAAGAAGGTGACCTCGGAGGGGTTCACCCACGACTGGATGGTGTTCGTCCGGGGGCCCGAGACGGGAGACATCCAGCACTTCGTGGAGAAGGTGGTCTTCAGGCTCCACGAAAGCTTCCCCAAACCCAAGAGAG TTTGCAAGGAGCCACCTTACAAAGTCGAGGAGTCGGGCTACGCCGGGTTCCTCATGCCTATCGAGGTCTACTTCAAAAACAAG GAGGAGCCAAAGAAGGTCTGCTTCAACTACGACCTCTTCCTGAACCTGGAGGGCAACCCGCCGGTCAACCACCTGCGCTGCGAGAAGCTCACCTTCAACAACCCCACCCGGGAGTTCAGGAGGAAGCTGGTCAAGGCCGGAGGG GTGATGGTGGTCCCAGAGGGGGCGGAAGCCGtctccaggcccagcccagactaccccatcctccccaccatccccctctccgCCTTCTCAGACCCCAAGAAGGCCAAGACCTCCTCCCATGGATCCAAG cAGGAGCCCAGTAAGGAGGGCAGCGGAAGCAGCAGCAAAGCCCCCAAGCCCCACAAGCTGACCAAGGAGCACCGCGAGCGGCCCCGCAAGGACTCCGAGAGCAAGGCCACGTCCAAGGGCGACAGCGACCGcgacggagggggagggggtggcggGGGCGGAGGAAGCAGCGGCAGCAGCAAGAGCGCCCGGgagccctcctcctcgtcctcctcgtcctccaagAAGCCCGCCGACGTCAAGGTCAAGGACGAGGGCAAGGTTGTGCCCAAGGCCGCCTTCAAGGAGCCCAAGCTCACCCTGAAGGAGGGCATGTCGcccaagggaggggggagcgggggaggggggccccCCCCGCCGGAGTCCAAAGCCCCCGGGAAGCGGCCCTCCACGGTGGAGTCCCCCAAGCCCAGCACCAAGAAGCCCAAGAAGGGCAGCTCCGAGGGGCCCAAGGGGGCCCCACCTCGGGTCTCCTCCTCGTCGGTGGCCGCTGCCCCCTATTCGGAGAAGAAGCCCCGCAAGGAGAAGGGCCGCTGGCCCAAGAACAAGGCCGACTCCCAGGAGCCCAAGGAGCCCAAGAAACCGCCCGAGTCGGACGAGTCGAACTCGGAGGACGAAGCCTCGTCTAAATCAGAG CAGtcggccccctccagcccctctaaTTCCAGCTCCAGCTCGGACTCCAGCTCGGACTCGGACTTTGAGCCGGGCCAGAAGCAAGGCCAAG ggcccCTGAGGTCCATGGTGGAGGACCTGCAGTCGGAGGAGTCGGACGATGACGACAGCAGCTCGGAGGACGGCACGCCCGTCAAGACAAACCCGCCCAATCGCGACTCTCG GCTCAGTCTGGACAGTGAGAGCGACAGCAGCGACGGCTCTCACCGGCCCAGTCGAGACCCCGCTACCGCCCCGCCCAAACACAGCTCCTCCAATAACAAG GTGTCGGGCAGAAAGAGTCCAGACATCTGTCGCCCGGAGAAGGTGTTGAAGAAGGGATACGACAAGGTAGGAAGG gcctaCACAGAGGAGCTGGTGGACCTCCACCGCAGGCTGATGGCTTTGAGAGAGCGCAACGTcctgcagcag ATCGTCAACCTGATCGAGGAGACGGGCCACTTCAACGTCACCAACACCACCTTCGACTTCGACCTGTTCTCCCTGGACGAGTCGACCGTTCGCAAACTACAGAGCTACCTGGAGGCCACGGCCACGTGA
- the mllt1a gene encoding protein ENL isoform X2, translating to MENQCTVQVKLELGHRALLRKKVTSEGFTHDWMVFVRGPETGDIQHFVEKVVFRLHESFPKPKRVCKEPPYKVEESGYAGFLMPIEVYFKNKEEPKKVCFNYDLFLNLEGNPPVNHLRCEKLTFNNPTREFRRKLVKAGGVMVVPEGAEAVSRPSPDYPILPTIPLSAFSDPKKAKTSSHGSKEPSKEGSGSSSKAPKPHKLTKEHRERPRKDSESKATSKGDSDRDGGGGGGGGGGSSGSSKSAREPSSSSSSSSKKPADVKVKDEGKVVPKAAFKEPKLTLKEGMSPKGGGSGGGGPPPPESKAPGKRPSTVESPKPSTKKPKKGSSEGPKGAPPRVSSSSVAAAPYSEKKPRKEKGRWPKNKADSQEPKEPKKPPESDESNSEDEASSKSEQSAPSSPSNSSSSSDSSSDSDFEPGQKQGQGPLRSMVEDLQSEESDDDDSSSEDGTPVKTNPPNRDSRLSLDSESDSSDGSHRPSRDPATAPPKHSSSNNKVSGRKSPDICRPEKVLKKGYDKVGRAYTEELVDLHRRLMALRERNVLQQIVNLIEETGHFNVTNTTFDFDLFSLDESTVRKLQSYLEATAT from the exons TGCACCGTGCAGGTGAAGCTGGAGCTTGGTCACCGAGCCCTCCTCAGGAAGAAGGTGACCTCGGAGGGGTTCACCCACGACTGGATGGTGTTCGTCCGGGGGCCCGAGACGGGAGACATCCAGCACTTCGTGGAGAAGGTGGTCTTCAGGCTCCACGAAAGCTTCCCCAAACCCAAGAGAG TTTGCAAGGAGCCACCTTACAAAGTCGAGGAGTCGGGCTACGCCGGGTTCCTCATGCCTATCGAGGTCTACTTCAAAAACAAG GAGGAGCCAAAGAAGGTCTGCTTCAACTACGACCTCTTCCTGAACCTGGAGGGCAACCCGCCGGTCAACCACCTGCGCTGCGAGAAGCTCACCTTCAACAACCCCACCCGGGAGTTCAGGAGGAAGCTGGTCAAGGCCGGAGGG GTGATGGTGGTCCCAGAGGGGGCGGAAGCCGtctccaggcccagcccagactaccccatcctccccaccatccccctctccgCCTTCTCAGACCCCAAGAAGGCCAAGACCTCCTCCCATGGATCCAAG GAGCCCAGTAAGGAGGGCAGCGGAAGCAGCAGCAAAGCCCCCAAGCCCCACAAGCTGACCAAGGAGCACCGCGAGCGGCCCCGCAAGGACTCCGAGAGCAAGGCCACGTCCAAGGGCGACAGCGACCGcgacggagggggagggggtggcggGGGCGGAGGAAGCAGCGGCAGCAGCAAGAGCGCCCGGgagccctcctcctcgtcctcctcgtcctccaagAAGCCCGCCGACGTCAAGGTCAAGGACGAGGGCAAGGTTGTGCCCAAGGCCGCCTTCAAGGAGCCCAAGCTCACCCTGAAGGAGGGCATGTCGcccaagggaggggggagcgggggaggggggccccCCCCGCCGGAGTCCAAAGCCCCCGGGAAGCGGCCCTCCACGGTGGAGTCCCCCAAGCCCAGCACCAAGAAGCCCAAGAAGGGCAGCTCCGAGGGGCCCAAGGGGGCCCCACCTCGGGTCTCCTCCTCGTCGGTGGCCGCTGCCCCCTATTCGGAGAAGAAGCCCCGCAAGGAGAAGGGCCGCTGGCCCAAGAACAAGGCCGACTCCCAGGAGCCCAAGGAGCCCAAGAAACCGCCCGAGTCGGACGAGTCGAACTCGGAGGACGAAGCCTCGTCTAAATCAGAG CAGtcggccccctccagcccctctaaTTCCAGCTCCAGCTCGGACTCCAGCTCGGACTCGGACTTTGAGCCGGGCCAGAAGCAAGGCCAAG ggcccCTGAGGTCCATGGTGGAGGACCTGCAGTCGGAGGAGTCGGACGATGACGACAGCAGCTCGGAGGACGGCACGCCCGTCAAGACAAACCCGCCCAATCGCGACTCTCG GCTCAGTCTGGACAGTGAGAGCGACAGCAGCGACGGCTCTCACCGGCCCAGTCGAGACCCCGCTACCGCCCCGCCCAAACACAGCTCCTCCAATAACAAG GTGTCGGGCAGAAAGAGTCCAGACATCTGTCGCCCGGAGAAGGTGTTGAAGAAGGGATACGACAAGGTAGGAAGG gcctaCACAGAGGAGCTGGTGGACCTCCACCGCAGGCTGATGGCTTTGAGAGAGCGCAACGTcctgcagcag ATCGTCAACCTGATCGAGGAGACGGGCCACTTCAACGTCACCAACACCACCTTCGACTTCGACCTGTTCTCCCTGGACGAGTCGACCGTTCGCAAACTACAGAGCTACCTGGAGGCCACGGCCACGTGA